GGGTCATAGACCTTAACTGGAACAATCAATTGAGAGCAGAATCTTATGAGAGTCACTTGATAGTCGAGGGAACTGATAGGGTGGGATTTATGAAAGACGTGCTTATTAGGGTAGCAAGCCTAAACGTAAACGTAGTAAAGGCATCTATAAGCACAAATAAGGCCAAGAAAAAGGCTTATATGATATTGGAAGTTCAGCTAAAAGATGTAGCAGAAAGAGATATGCTGATGAAAGAGCTTAGGGCTATTCCAGATGTCTTAGACGTGAGACAAAGGGGAGAGATCAATTAGTGTTTTCTATCGAAGAGGTAAACCTGGAGGATATTCCTGAGCTTCCAGGGGTATATATGTTTCTTTCTAAAGATAAGAAGACTCTATATGTTGGTAAAGCGATAAATCTTTTAAATAGACTAAAAAATTATTTACAAAACAAATCTCACGATCAGAAAACTTCTCTAATGCTTGATGAGGCAAGGTATTTAGATTTTATAATAGTAAGAAATGAATATGAGGCGCTTGTGCTTGAGATGACTCTTATCAAGGAGAGGACTCCAAAATACAACGTTCAGTTAAGGGATAACAAGTCTTATCCGTATATAAAAATTGATCTAAACGAAGACTTTCCTGTGCTTGAGCTATTTCGGGGCAAGCCAAAAAAGAAGAAGGATGTTCTATACATTGGTCCTTATCCTGATGGCTCGAGCTTGAGAAACCTTCTAAGGTATATAAATATCGCCCTTCCTTTGAGAAAGTGTTCTAAAAACACCTTTAGAAATACGAAATCCTTTTGCATTAGATATCAGATGAATCAGTGTCTTGCACCCTGTGTGGGCCTAACTAATAAGGATGAATACAACAAGTTAGTGATGATTGCTAAAGATTGGCTTTTTGGCGATTTAAATAACGTTAAAAAGGACTTAAGAAGGGGGATAGAGGAGTCCTCTCTTGAAGAAGATTTTGAAAAGGCAGCAAGGCTCAGGGACAGTCTCTTGTTTATAGAGTCTTTTTCAAACATGAAAATGGTAGATCCTCTTGGAAAATTAAATGCAGATGCCGTTTATATTAATAAATTTGGCGATATATCGCTCGTTCAGGTAAGAAATGGTCTTATTTACGCAAATATAATAAAAAGAATGGTAAACGTTCAAGAAGGCAACGTTCACGATGCTATGTTGTTTTTTTTGTATGATTTTTACTCAAATATAGCGCCTGGAAAATTTGTCTGTATAAACATATTATTCGATGAAGTAGAGCTTATAGAAAGATTTTTTGAGGATAAATGGGGAAAAAAACACAAAATCAAAATTATATTGGAGGAAGATATAGGAGAAGATAAAGAGTCTTCTAAAAAGGTTACTTCTAAGCCAGCCATAAAATATAGAGATATTTTAAGAATTGCAAAAGAGAACCTCTTTGTAAAGAACAGGATAAATGTTTTTAAAGAAGGTTTCAAAAGACTCTCTGAAATTTTTGGCAAGGATATCTCTTTGGTTTTTGCTTTAGATATTGCACACTTTCAAGGTGAGGCTACTGTGGCAGGACTGTCTGCTGCTGACGAAAAGGGTTTGAGAAAGAGATATTATAGAAGAATGAGGCTGACGGATGATAGCTGCGATGATTACGCATCTATGGACGAGGCGCTCAAAGCTATTTCAAAGAAAAAGATAGAAGCAGATGTTTTGTTAATAGACGGTGGTTTGGGACAATTAGAGGTTGCATTAAGAAATTTGAAAGACTCTTCTACTATTGTTATATCTTTGGCAAAGGAAGAGGAAATAATATATCTGATGGACAAAAGAGAGCTAAGGTTGCCAAAGAGCGACTATGCTCTTAGGGCATTGATGTATCTAAGAGACGAAGCTCACAGATTTGCTAATGAATATCGAAAGTACCTATTTTCCAAAACCAGAAAGCCCTGGAAAACCGAAAGTTATTGAAGCGTGAAATATAATTCTCTTTACCGTTGTTTATGCTAAAATAAACGGAAAATTGTTTTGCTTTTTTTTGGTTTTATAGGACTTTTTTGATTATTTTTTGTGCAGGGAGGTTTTTAGTGTTAAAACTTATGAGATCGAGCAAGTTTATATTTTTTGTAACCATAATACTTGTTGCTGTATTTGTAGCAACATCGGTAATATTATTTTTACCTGTAATTCCAAGATAGGATGAATCGATATATAGCATTTTCCCTTCTATTTTCTGTCTTTCTTTTGACGGCTATACTACCTTATGCTATAGGACAATCAAGAGATAGTACGTACCCAGAAAATAGTGAGTTAGAAAGGCTAAAAAGTCAAGTCGATCAAAAAGAGGATGCCTTTAACCGTTTGAAACTGCACGAAACTGGAGACACAGGTCAGCTTAGTCTGATCAATGCGAATTTGGATCTAAATAAGGCTGAGATAAAGTATGCTGATTATAAGATAAATTTAATAGAAAAAAATATTTCTGACACTACTTCACAGATAGAGTATCAGAAAAACTTGATTCAACAAAAGGAACAAGAGGTAGGCAAGAGACTGAGATCTATATATATGATGAAAGAGCTCCCATTTTTAAACATCATTGTCTCGATGAACAACAATATTAACGATTGGTTTGAAAGCGTTATCTTGTTTCAGAGAATTGAAAGCCAGGATAGGGATGTCCTTGATCAATATTCTTTGGCTGAAACGAAATTAAACGATTTGTTACAGTCTCAGGATAAAGAGAAGAATAAAGTGCTTGGTCTAAAACAGGAGCTTTTTCAGAAAGAGAAGGGGATTATCGAGCAAAGAAATGAAAAAATGGCTTTGCTCTCAAACGAGACTAACAATGAGGTCTCTTATGCCCAGGGCACTCAAAATCTTAGCTCAAGGTCTCGTGAAAGCTCAGGAGGCTTTATTTGGCCTGTAGTAGGGCCTATTACTTCAGGATATGGCTGGAGGATTCATCCGATATTCAAAGTTCCAGAATTTCACACTGGAATTGATATAGGCGTGCCTTATGGCACTCCAATATTGGCGGCTAAAAGCGGAGTGGTTACGTATTCAGGCTGGGGAACTGGGTATGGAAACCTGGTGATTTTAGACAATGGCTCTGGAATAGAAACAAGATATTCTCATGCGAGCAGGCTTGTAGCCTATGTAGGCGAAAGGGTTAGACAAGGGCAGGTAATTGCTTATATAGGCAG
This Thermodesulfobium sp. 4217-1 DNA region includes the following protein-coding sequences:
- a CDS encoding peptidoglycan DD-metalloendopeptidase family protein; amino-acid sequence: MNRYIAFSLLFSVFLLTAILPYAIGQSRDSTYPENSELERLKSQVDQKEDAFNRLKLHETGDTGQLSLINANLDLNKAEIKYADYKINLIEKNISDTTSQIEYQKNLIQQKEQEVGKRLRSIYMMKELPFLNIIVSMNNNINDWFESVILFQRIESQDRDVLDQYSLAETKLNDLLQSQDKEKNKVLGLKQELFQKEKGIIEQRNEKMALLSNETNNEVSYAQGTQNLSSRSRESSGGFIWPVVGPITSGYGWRIHPIFKVPEFHTGIDIGVPYGTPILAAKSGVVTYSGWGTGYGNLVILDNGSGIETRYSHASRLVAYVGERVRQGQVIAYIGSTGWSTGPHLFFEIRINGKPVNPLNYLP
- the uvrC gene encoding excinuclease ABC subunit UvrC, which codes for MFSIEEVNLEDIPELPGVYMFLSKDKKTLYVGKAINLLNRLKNYLQNKSHDQKTSLMLDEARYLDFIIVRNEYEALVLEMTLIKERTPKYNVQLRDNKSYPYIKIDLNEDFPVLELFRGKPKKKKDVLYIGPYPDGSSLRNLLRYINIALPLRKCSKNTFRNTKSFCIRYQMNQCLAPCVGLTNKDEYNKLVMIAKDWLFGDLNNVKKDLRRGIEESSLEEDFEKAARLRDSLLFIESFSNMKMVDPLGKLNADAVYINKFGDISLVQVRNGLIYANIIKRMVNVQEGNVHDAMLFFLYDFYSNIAPGKFVCINILFDEVELIERFFEDKWGKKHKIKIILEEDIGEDKESSKKVTSKPAIKYRDILRIAKENLFVKNRINVFKEGFKRLSEIFGKDISLVFALDIAHFQGEATVAGLSAADEKGLRKRYYRRMRLTDDSCDDYASMDEALKAISKKKIEADVLLIDGGLGQLEVALRNLKDSSTIVISLAKEEEIIYLMDKRELRLPKSDYALRALMYLRDEAHRFANEYRKYLFSKTRKPWKTESY